One segment of Desulfosudis oleivorans Hxd3 DNA contains the following:
- the metX gene encoding homoserine O-acetyltransferase MetX produces MSEYIEHDKSGVSVGLVEKQFFTFAEPPNPMKLDSGAVLGPVTIAYETYGRLNEDASNAVLVAHALTGDSHAAGCYSKTDPKPGWWDIMVGPGKGIDTNKYFVICSNVLGGCMGSTGPSSVNPTTKKPYGASFPVITIGDMVRAQKALTDHLGVKRLLAVVGGSMGGMQVMEWCVRYPEMVTSAIPLATTTRHSALAIAFNEVARQAIMTDPNWSSGDYYGGNKPAMGLAVARMIGHITYLSDEAMRQKFGRRLQDKAAVSFDFGADFQVESYLRHQGAKFVERFDANTFLYITKAADYFDLEAQHGNGSAVEAFSKARARFLVVSFTSDWLYPTYQSRAMVTAMKKNALDVSFCEIEADCGHDAFLIPNPRLSALIKGFLESVSTGQQHP; encoded by the coding sequence ATGAGCGAATATATCGAACACGATAAAAGCGGTGTGTCCGTGGGGCTGGTGGAAAAACAGTTTTTCACCTTTGCCGAACCCCCGAACCCGATGAAACTGGACAGCGGCGCCGTTCTGGGGCCGGTGACCATCGCCTATGAGACCTATGGCCGACTGAACGAAGACGCAAGTAACGCCGTGCTGGTGGCCCACGCCCTTACCGGCGATTCCCACGCCGCCGGCTGCTACAGCAAAACCGACCCCAAGCCCGGCTGGTGGGACATCATGGTCGGCCCGGGCAAGGGGATTGACACCAATAAATACTTTGTGATCTGCTCCAACGTTCTCGGCGGGTGTATGGGCTCCACCGGGCCGTCATCGGTGAACCCGACCACAAAAAAACCCTACGGCGCAAGCTTTCCGGTGATCACCATCGGTGACATGGTCCGGGCACAGAAGGCCCTGACAGACCACCTGGGCGTCAAACGGCTCCTGGCCGTGGTAGGCGGCTCCATGGGCGGCATGCAGGTAATGGAGTGGTGCGTCCGCTACCCGGAGATGGTAACGTCGGCCATTCCCCTGGCCACCACCACCCGCCATTCGGCCCTGGCCATTGCCTTTAACGAGGTGGCCCGGCAGGCCATCATGACCGACCCCAACTGGAGCAGCGGTGATTACTACGGTGGCAACAAGCCGGCCATGGGCCTGGCCGTGGCCCGCATGATCGGCCACATCACCTATCTTTCGGATGAGGCCATGCGCCAGAAGTTCGGCCGCCGGCTGCAGGACAAGGCAGCGGTCTCTTTTGATTTCGGCGCCGACTTCCAGGTGGAGAGCTACCTGCGCCACCAGGGCGCCAAGTTTGTGGAGCGGTTTGACGCCAACACCTTTCTTTACATCACCAAGGCCGCCGACTACTTTGACCTGGAGGCCCAGCACGGGAACGGATCAGCGGTGGAGGCCTTTTCAAAGGCCCGTGCCCGGTTCCTGGTGGTCTCCTTTACATCGGACTGGCTTTACCCCACCTACCAGTCCCGCGCCATGGTCACGGCCATGAAGAAAAACGCCCTGGATGTCAGCTTCTGCGAAATCGAAGCCGACTGCGGCCATGACGCGTTTCTGATTCCCAACCCGCGCCTGAGCGCCCTGATTAAAGGATTTTTAGAAAGT
- a CDS encoding hemerythrin domain-containing protein, with protein MQARGPLMIEHRLIEKMIALIKDALARIQMEGAVDPLFVDAAVDFVRTYADRTHHGKEEDILFHGLKEKKMSAEDRRMMDELIEEHVFGRTTVKSLVAANTRYRNGDQTALADIADCLATLVEFYPKHIEKEDKVFFPASRAYFTEAEDRTLLAAFEAFDRNMIHEKYEAVVRELSS; from the coding sequence ATGCAGGCACGTGGCCCCCTCATGATAGAACATCGTCTGATTGAAAAAATGATCGCCCTTATCAAGGATGCGCTGGCACGCATTCAAATGGAAGGAGCGGTCGACCCCCTGTTTGTGGATGCAGCGGTAGACTTTGTTCGCACCTATGCCGACCGCACCCACCACGGCAAAGAGGAAGACATTCTCTTTCACGGTCTGAAGGAGAAAAAGATGTCCGCCGAAGACCGGCGCATGATGGATGAACTGATTGAAGAGCATGTGTTTGGCAGGACCACGGTAAAGTCTCTTGTGGCGGCCAACACCCGATACCGGAACGGAGACCAGACAGCGCTGGCCGACATTGCCGACTGTCTGGCCACCCTGGTCGAATTTTATCCGAAACACATTGAAAAGGAAGACAAGGTATTTTTCCCGGCATCCAGGGCCTATTTTACCGAAGCGGAAGACAGGACCCTGCTGGCCGCATTCGAAGCCTTTGACCGGAACATGATTCACGAAAAGTATGAAGCCGTTGTCCGGGAGCTGTCGTCATGA
- a CDS encoding MFS transporter, which produces MTISKRHTALLAGFIGNVVEWYDFALYGYLAGILSGLFFPGENTTAALIATYGVFAAGFLMRPLGSAVFGWMGDTIGRSKTMFISVIMMALPTVALGCLPTYHTVGIWAPILLVLLRLVQGLSVGGEFSSSVTYLVETAPDNRRGFSGSWANTGSMVGMLLGSGIAATVTSLMAPEVVQHWGWRLPFLMGGIIGGLSIMLRRRLPRSEHFVRHHNERPSTSPLLQAFTTNRREMIQAILFASAYGVTFYLPLVYLPEWLHDHTGMARGVALGINTAATALLLVLIPVSGRLSDRLFRRTHFIAGAMLIMAVLSIPLYIWLSDKGVPGAIVIQFVPVILIAVPLGTAPAMFVELFPATDRLSGYSVAYNLGVGVVGGATPMFATWLIQATGLITAPWGLLAMAALLAFVVVLWIQDRSREPLL; this is translated from the coding sequence ATGACGATCAGTAAACGGCATACCGCACTGCTCGCCGGATTTATCGGGAATGTTGTCGAATGGTATGATTTTGCGCTCTACGGTTATCTGGCCGGTATCCTTTCCGGGCTGTTTTTTCCCGGGGAAAACACCACGGCCGCCCTGATTGCCACCTATGGCGTTTTTGCCGCCGGTTTTCTCATGCGGCCCCTGGGGTCGGCCGTCTTCGGATGGATGGGAGACACCATCGGTCGCAGTAAAACCATGTTCATCTCCGTGATAATGATGGCCCTGCCCACTGTGGCGCTGGGGTGCCTGCCCACTTACCACACCGTGGGGATCTGGGCGCCGATACTGCTGGTCCTGCTCCGCCTGGTCCAGGGCCTGTCGGTGGGCGGCGAGTTCAGCAGTTCGGTCACTTACCTGGTGGAAACAGCACCGGATAACCGGCGCGGTTTCTCCGGCAGTTGGGCCAATACGGGCAGCATGGTGGGGATGCTGCTGGGCTCGGGAATCGCGGCCACCGTTACCAGCCTGATGGCCCCGGAAGTGGTACAGCACTGGGGATGGCGTCTGCCATTCCTCATGGGCGGCATTATCGGTGGACTGTCCATCATGTTGCGCCGACGGCTGCCGCGATCAGAACATTTTGTACGCCATCACAATGAACGTCCGTCCACGTCACCCCTGCTCCAGGCGTTCACCACCAACCGGCGGGAAATGATTCAGGCGATTCTTTTCGCCTCTGCCTATGGCGTAACCTTCTATCTGCCGCTGGTATATCTGCCGGAGTGGCTTCACGACCACACCGGTATGGCCAGAGGCGTGGCACTGGGAATCAACACTGCGGCAACGGCCCTGCTGCTGGTGCTCATCCCGGTATCGGGCCGGTTGAGTGACCGCCTGTTCCGCCGAACCCACTTCATTGCCGGCGCCATGCTGATCATGGCCGTCCTCTCCATCCCTCTGTACATATGGCTTTCCGACAAGGGTGTCCCTGGCGCGATTGTCATACAGTTTGTGCCGGTGATTCTGATCGCAGTGCCTCTGGGAACAGCGCCGGCAATGTTCGTGGAGTTATTCCCGGCCACCGACCGCCTATCCGGATACTCGGTGGCGTATAATCTGGGCGTGGGGGTGGTGGGCGGCGCCACCCCCATGTTTGCCACCTGGCTCATCCAGGCAACCGGCCTGATCACCGCACCCTGGGGTTTGCTTGCCATGGCCGCCCTGCTCGCCTTTGTGGTGGTATTGTGGATTCAGGACAGAAGCCGTGAACCGTTACTATAA
- a CDS encoding arsenite methyltransferase, whose amino-acid sequence MNTMKNDDIREKVRQAYGKVAASGASGCGCAAPSCCNGAVNATDLAMGLGYSAEDIAAVPEGANMGLGCGNPGAIASLKPGETVLDLGSGGGFDCFLAGRAVGDSGQVIGVDMTPEMVAKARRNAEQLGAENVEFRLGELENLPVADGTVDVVISNCVINLSPDKERVFKEVVRVLKPGGRVAISDVVATAEMPDTIRNDPLMLAGCIAGAVSVSSLEAMMKRAGFKNIRIQPRVESRAFIRDWMPGSRAEEYVASAVIEAVKPPA is encoded by the coding sequence ATGAACACCATGAAAAACGACGACATTCGGGAGAAGGTTCGGCAGGCCTACGGAAAGGTGGCGGCATCCGGCGCATCCGGCTGCGGATGTGCTGCCCCCTCCTGTTGCAACGGGGCCGTGAATGCCACCGATCTGGCCATGGGCCTGGGATATTCCGCCGAGGATATCGCCGCTGTGCCGGAAGGCGCCAACATGGGGCTCGGATGCGGAAACCCCGGGGCCATCGCATCGCTGAAACCCGGAGAAACCGTACTGGACCTGGGCAGCGGCGGCGGGTTCGACTGTTTTCTGGCCGGCCGGGCCGTGGGAGATTCAGGACAGGTGATCGGCGTGGACATGACGCCGGAAATGGTTGCCAAAGCCCGGCGCAACGCGGAACAGCTCGGAGCCGAAAACGTGGAGTTCCGGCTGGGAGAGCTGGAAAACCTTCCGGTGGCTGACGGCACGGTGGATGTGGTGATCTCAAACTGCGTGATCAACCTTTCCCCTGACAAGGAACGGGTCTTTAAGGAAGTGGTCCGGGTGCTCAAGCCGGGCGGAAGGGTGGCGATTTCCGATGTGGTGGCCACGGCGGAGATGCCAGATACGATAAGAAACGACCCTCTCATGTTGGCCGGGTGTATTGCCGGAGCCGTTTCTGTTTCGTCCCTTGAAGCCATGATGAAGCGAGCCGGGTTTAAAAACATCCGCATTCAGCCCAGGGTCGAAAGCCGGGCCTTTATTCGCGACTGGATGCCGGGAAGCCGGGCCGAGGAGTATGTGGCGTCGGCCGTCATTGAGGCGGTCAAGCCCCCGGCGTAA
- a CDS encoding DUF2959 domain-containing protein, which translates to MKTLRFVFPLVMIGLVAGCSTLYYGAMEKVGIHKRDIMVDRVKEARDTQNDAKQQFVTAMEQFKSVVDFQSGDLEEAYNRFNNTLQKTEARAASVRDRIRAVEDVSDALFDEWRAEIRQYNSDSLRNASQRKYDLTRQKYTELMEAMKRAEATLEPALIPLRDQVLFMKHNLNARAIAGLSGEVSTIQANVDTLVRDMESAIAQADSFIASLESE; encoded by the coding sequence ATGAAAACTTTACGATTTGTGTTTCCACTCGTCATGATCGGGCTTGTCGCCGGTTGCAGCACCCTCTATTACGGGGCCATGGAAAAGGTGGGCATTCACAAACGGGACATCATGGTCGACCGGGTCAAGGAGGCTCGCGACACCCAGAACGATGCCAAACAACAGTTTGTGACAGCCATGGAACAGTTCAAAAGCGTGGTCGATTTTCAGAGCGGGGATCTGGAAGAGGCGTACAACCGGTTCAATAACACCCTGCAAAAAACCGAGGCCCGGGCCGCCAGTGTGCGGGACCGCATTCGCGCGGTGGAGGATGTTTCAGACGCGCTGTTTGACGAATGGCGCGCGGAAATCAGGCAGTACAACAGCGACTCCCTGCGAAACGCAAGCCAGCGCAAATATGATCTGACACGGCAGAAATACACGGAGCTGATGGAGGCCATGAAACGGGCCGAAGCCACGCTCGAACCTGCTTTAATCCCTCTGCGCGACCAGGTCCTGTTCATGAAGCACAACCTGAATGCCAGGGCCATCGCCGGCCTGAGCGGGGAGGTGAGCACCATCCAGGCCAATGTGGATACACTGGTCCGCGACATGGAAAGCGCCATTGCCCAGGCCGACTCATTTATCGCGTCCCTTGAGAGTGAGTGA
- a CDS encoding helix-turn-helix domain-containing protein — protein sequence MTGPEFTALRKRFDKTQKQMSQLLGVSIKAVHSYEQGWRSIPDHVEKQLLLLSVSVNNRQARQKECWTINRCPASIRKQCPAWEFDRGTLCWLVNGTICNGTAHKTWKEKIRICRSCPVLAALLDGMPEWNLSTKEQT from the coding sequence ATGACCGGCCCTGAATTTACCGCCCTGCGCAAGCGGTTTGACAAAACACAGAAACAGATGTCCCAGCTGCTGGGGGTTTCCATCAAGGCGGTGCACAGCTACGAGCAGGGATGGCGATCGATTCCCGACCACGTGGAAAAACAGCTGCTGCTGTTGTCCGTCAGCGTCAACAACCGGCAGGCCCGGCAAAAAGAGTGCTGGACCATCAACCGGTGCCCGGCGTCCATCCGCAAACAGTGCCCGGCCTGGGAATTCGACCGGGGCACCCTGTGCTGGCTGGTCAACGGTACCATCTGCAACGGCACAGCCCACAAGACATGGAAGGAAAAAATCCGCATCTGCCGGTCCTGTCCGGTACTGGCGGCCCTGCTCGACGGCATGCCCGAGTGGAACCTTTCAACCAAGGAGCAGACGTAA
- the nifU gene encoding Fe-S cluster assembly scaffold protein NifU encodes MIYSKTVMDHFRNPRNVGVIENAAGVGEVGNPICGDMMTIYLDIQDDRIADIKFQTFGCGSAIAVSSMLTELAKGKTLEEAKKITNKDVAEALEGLPKNKLHCSNLGADALQMAIKDYEDRKAGKVRPELKRKESHDELHRVGDKCYCPYCDSEVSDGEKMCSACLSDLTEEH; translated from the coding sequence ATGATATATTCAAAAACCGTAATGGACCATTTTCGAAACCCCCGGAACGTGGGGGTAATTGAGAATGCCGCCGGCGTGGGCGAGGTGGGCAACCCCATCTGCGGCGACATGATGACCATCTACCTGGACATCCAGGACGACCGCATCGCGGATATCAAGTTTCAGACCTTTGGCTGCGGTTCGGCCATTGCCGTATCCAGCATGCTCACCGAGCTGGCCAAGGGAAAGACCCTTGAGGAGGCCAAGAAGATCACCAACAAGGATGTGGCTGAGGCACTGGAGGGTCTACCCAAAAACAAGCTCCACTGCTCCAACCTTGGGGCCGACGCGCTGCAGATGGCCATCAAGGACTACGAGGATAGAAAAGCGGGCAAGGTCCGGCCTGAGCTCAAGCGCAAGGAATCCCACGATGAGCTGCACCGGGTGGGCGACAAGTGCTACTGCCCCTACTGCGATTCAGAGGTGTCGGATGGCGAGAAGATGTGCAGCGCGTGTTTGTCCGACCTGACCGAAGAACATTAA
- a CDS encoding O-acetylhomoserine aminocarboxypropyltransferase/cysteine synthase family protein produces the protein MKKPDGHAFSTRVVHHTRPVAEWQGATLPPIFQTTAFAHDTAENLSNAFAGKNADPIYSRLTNPTNQALEKVMAGLEGGAGTIAMASGMAAVANTCMALLRAGDEFVAGTSLFMSTYQLFAGIFKKYGITVRAVNPLDLDAVNNAVTDKTRFVYIETIGNPVMDVPDIRALADLAHGHGLPLVVDNTLGTPFLCRPLELGADAVIHSTTKYLCGHGAAMGGVVIDGGAFDWTQERFADFAPFVDRKGRLALLDRIWREHHINFGTTQAPFHSYLTLIGIDTLALRMERHVANAMVVARFLATRPEVAWVNYPGLEDHPCHGLAARQFESKGFGGLLTFGLKDPAACPGFINRLKLVLHLANLGDCRTLAIHPFSTQYVSFDDATRKKLAIGPEMVRLSVGIENPDDICADIAQALEQCR, from the coding sequence ATGAAAAAACCGGACGGACACGCCTTTTCCACCCGTGTGGTACACCACACCCGGCCTGTTGCCGAATGGCAGGGAGCCACGCTGCCGCCCATCTTTCAGACCACGGCCTTTGCCCATGACACCGCGGAAAACCTGAGTAACGCCTTTGCCGGTAAAAACGCGGACCCCATCTATTCACGGCTGACCAACCCCACCAACCAGGCCCTGGAAAAAGTGATGGCCGGCCTGGAGGGCGGGGCCGGCACCATTGCCATGGCCTCGGGTATGGCCGCGGTTGCCAATACCTGCATGGCCCTGCTGCGGGCCGGGGACGAGTTTGTGGCCGGCACATCCCTTTTCATGTCTACCTACCAGCTGTTTGCCGGCATTTTTAAAAAATACGGCATCACGGTCAGGGCGGTCAATCCCCTGGACCTGGATGCCGTAAACAACGCTGTCACCGACAAAACCCGGTTTGTCTATATCGAGACCATCGGCAATCCGGTCATGGATGTGCCCGACATTCGAGCACTGGCCGACCTGGCCCACGGCCATGGCCTGCCCCTGGTGGTGGACAACACCCTGGGAACACCTTTTCTGTGCCGGCCCCTGGAACTGGGGGCCGACGCGGTGATCCACTCCACCACCAAGTACCTGTGCGGCCACGGCGCCGCCATGGGCGGGGTTGTGATCGACGGCGGCGCCTTTGACTGGACGCAAGAAAGGTTTGCCGACTTTGCCCCGTTTGTGGACCGAAAAGGGCGCCTGGCCCTGCTGGACAGGATCTGGCGGGAACACCATATAAACTTCGGCACCACCCAGGCGCCGTTTCACAGCTACCTCACCCTGATCGGCATCGACACCCTGGCCCTGCGCATGGAACGCCACGTGGCCAATGCCATGGTTGTGGCCCGGTTTCTTGCAACCCGGCCCGAGGTGGCCTGGGTCAACTACCCCGGACTCGAGGACCACCCCTGCCATGGCCTGGCGGCCCGACAGTTTGAATCAAAGGGGTTCGGGGGCCTGCTCACCTTTGGATTAAAAGACCCGGCCGCCTGCCCGGGCTTTATCAACCGGCTGAAGCTGGTCCTTCACCTGGCCAACCTGGGAGACTGCCGGACCCTGGCAATCCACCCCTTTTCCACCCAGTATGTCTCCTTTGACGACGCAACACGAAAAAAGCTGGCCATCGGTCCGGAAATGGTGCGCCTCTCCGTGGGGATTGAAAACCCGGATGACATCTGCGCCGATATCGCCCAGGCCCTGGAGCAGTGCCGATGA
- a CDS encoding cysteine desulfurase family protein: MSNIHLDHISVSPLLPEVQEAMIEVIRDFKGNPSSQNVAGELAAEKLEKARQSVADLINCDPREVVFVSGGTESINMAVKGVARANVEKGKHIVTSNIEHNAVNRSVKRLMHLGWKATSVAVNEKGRVAPDEVAKAIREDTILVSIMHSNNEIGTLQPIDEIAKITKEKKVLLHTDAVDSVGVIPFDVQQVGADLVSFASNPYYGPTGVGALYIRKGSRIWPIIDGGVQEHNRRAGTENLIGIVGMGVAAELAKRDMDRRVAHLKKLKALLVKELPNYIDEYYVNGDIDTSLPNLVSVSVKYVEGESLMLMLEDAGYTVSTRSACATGSLRASHVLMSIGLDHADAQGTLVITPGIDNTEEDILGFLKALRDITKALRDISPLYKNR, encoded by the coding sequence ATGAGCAACATCCATCTTGATCATATATCCGTCAGTCCCCTTCTGCCCGAGGTGCAGGAGGCCATGATAGAGGTTATTCGCGATTTTAAGGGAAACCCCTCCAGCCAGAACGTTGCCGGGGAACTGGCCGCGGAAAAGCTGGAAAAGGCCCGCCAGTCCGTGGCTGACCTGATCAACTGCGACCCCCGGGAGGTGGTGTTCGTGTCCGGCGGCACAGAGTCCATCAACATGGCCGTTAAAGGCGTGGCCCGCGCCAATGTGGAAAAGGGAAAGCATATTGTCACCTCCAACATTGAGCACAACGCGGTCAACCGCAGCGTCAAGCGGCTCATGCACCTGGGATGGAAGGCCACATCCGTGGCCGTGAATGAAAAGGGCAGGGTGGCTCCCGATGAGGTGGCCAAGGCGATTCGGGAAGACACCATTCTGGTTTCCATCATGCACAGCAACAATGAAATCGGCACGCTTCAGCCCATAGACGAGATCGCAAAGATTACTAAAGAAAAAAAGGTGCTGCTGCACACCGATGCCGTGGATTCGGTGGGCGTGATTCCCTTTGACGTGCAGCAGGTGGGGGCCGATCTGGTGAGCTTTGCCTCCAACCCCTATTACGGGCCCACCGGCGTGGGCGCCCTCTATATCCGTAAGGGGTCGAGAATCTGGCCCATCATCGACGGCGGGGTCCAGGAGCACAACCGGCGGGCCGGCACGGAAAATCTCATCGGCATCGTGGGCATGGGGGTGGCTGCGGAACTGGCGAAACGGGACATGGACAGGCGGGTGGCCCACTTAAAGAAACTCAAGGCCCTGCTGGTAAAAGAGCTGCCTAACTATATCGATGAATATTACGTGAACGGTGATATTGACACCAGCCTGCCCAACCTGGTCTCTGTCTCCGTAAAATACGTGGAGGGCGAAAGCCTGATGCTGATGCTGGAGGATGCCGGTTACACGGTCTCCACCCGGTCGGCCTGCGCCACCGGTTCACTGCGGGCCTCCCACGTGTTGATGTCCATCGGCCTGGACCATGCCGACGCCCAGGGTACCCTGGTCATCACGCCGGGCATTGACAACACCGAGGAGGATATTCTCGGCTTTTTAAAAGCCCTTCGGGATATCACCAAAGCCCTGCGCGATATCTCTCCGCTGTACAAGAACCGGTAG
- a CDS encoding DUF3795 domain-containing protein has protein sequence MPEWTEKEIADKKLMAPCGLYCGTCGVYIATRDNNKKFKAVLGGLYGTRPEETECLGCMQADPPEKLYAFCRACTIRECVSQKGYYSCHQCDQWPCDQITTFGLATGRRVMQHAIPLWREKVAEHGDEKGSIEWARAECRRYHCPDCGNPLFRGAQRCRACGRSVADDLDGSL, from the coding sequence GTGCCGGAATGGACTGAAAAAGAGATCGCCGACAAAAAACTGATGGCCCCGTGCGGCCTTTACTGCGGCACCTGCGGCGTCTATATCGCCACGCGGGACAACAACAAAAAATTCAAGGCCGTTCTGGGCGGCCTCTATGGCACCCGGCCCGAAGAGACCGAGTGCCTGGGCTGTATGCAGGCTGACCCGCCGGAAAAGCTGTACGCCTTCTGCCGGGCATGCACCATACGGGAGTGCGTAAGCCAAAAAGGCTACTACTCCTGCCACCAGTGCGACCAGTGGCCCTGCGACCAGATAACGACCTTCGGCCTTGCCACCGGACGCCGGGTGATGCAGCATGCCATTCCCCTGTGGCGAGAAAAGGTGGCCGAGCACGGCGATGAAAAGGGAAGCATTGAGTGGGCCCGGGCCGAATGCCGCCGCTACCACTGCCCGGACTGCGGCAACCCGCTTTTTCGAGGAGCCCAGCGATGCCGGGCCTGCGGCAGGTCCGTGGCCGACGACCTGGACGGATCGCTGTAA
- a CDS encoding type IV pilus assembly PilZ, whose protein sequence is MAYQAKPPQDTVDCSEMGLELDEALEMLREQVREKNGQSEKHLKQNSPAMAPAVSVAATREDRFRVLPRQPRERRNWKRFAIDGAIVVAAKPSLLPVLRPSPVKLGPLKDISMKGLAVHYGEKTGEVLKKVEHLSIMIPGQETIVDRIPFKVVNRFKVADLPDGKAVWSLCVSFGRLLPIQKSQIEGFIDNFGDEIGTAWAETTTGSEA, encoded by the coding sequence ATGGCCTATCAGGCAAAACCCCCGCAGGATACCGTCGACTGTTCGGAAATGGGCCTCGAACTGGATGAGGCACTGGAAATGCTCAGGGAGCAGGTCAGGGAAAAAAACGGACAAAGCGAAAAACACCTGAAACAAAATTCGCCTGCAATGGCGCCGGCAGTCTCTGTAGCGGCCACCAGGGAGGACCGGTTCAGGGTGTTGCCCAGACAACCCAGAGAACGGCGGAACTGGAAGCGGTTTGCCATTGACGGCGCCATTGTGGTGGCTGCAAAGCCTTCCCTTCTGCCGGTTCTGAGGCCCTCCCCTGTAAAGCTCGGCCCGCTGAAGGATATCAGCATGAAGGGCCTTGCCGTGCATTACGGGGAAAAAACCGGGGAAGTCCTCAAAAAGGTGGAACACCTGTCGATCATGATTCCCGGGCAAGAAACCATTGTGGACAGAATCCCCTTCAAGGTGGTCAACCGCTTCAAGGTGGCCGACCTTCCAGACGGCAAGGCGGTCTGGAGCCTCTGCGTCTCCTTCGGACGGCTGCTTCCCATTCAGAAAAGCCAGATAGAGGGATTCATCGACAATTTTGGGGATGAAATCGGAACCGCCTGGGCGGAAACCACTACCGGCTCCGAGGCGTAG
- a CDS encoding PaaI family thioesterase, producing the protein MNERLQKVIDHPLHRFLGVTGIQSDAGRGEIVLTITENLVNPAGIFHGGVIYLLCDVCAYGGLLSLMEVDVDAVTHDLQVSVMRALKLGDVVEFTSEVVKFGTRICFIDVRVTSGGRLVASARVTKSMLPVHRP; encoded by the coding sequence ATGAACGAGCGGCTGCAAAAAGTCATCGACCATCCCCTGCACCGGTTTCTGGGTGTCACCGGCATTCAATCGGACGCGGGCCGCGGCGAAATCGTACTCACCATAACGGAAAACCTGGTCAACCCGGCCGGTATTTTTCACGGCGGGGTCATTTATCTCCTCTGCGATGTGTGCGCTTACGGGGGCCTGCTCAGCCTGATGGAGGTGGACGTGGACGCAGTGACCCACGACCTGCAGGTATCGGTGATGCGAGCGCTGAAACTGGGCGACGTGGTGGAATTCACATCCGAGGTGGTCAAGTTCGGCACCCGAATCTGTTTTATCGATGTCAGGGTGACATCCGGGGGACGGCTGGTGGCGTCGGCCCGGGTAACCAAGAGCATGTTGCCGGTCCACCGCCCATAG